Sequence from the Arvicola amphibius chromosome 3, mArvAmp1.2, whole genome shotgun sequence genome:
aaagagaagccagCAAATCCTGAACAATTTTACCAGGTCCCCTACATGTTACGAAAGTGGTCCCTTTTTCTTTGTAACCAGTTTGGTCAGGGCTGCCAACATTGAGCCTATCATGAAGGGACCTCGGGGCCATCTAACTTATGTGCAACTCGCAGTGACCTCATCCAAGTCATTGTACAAGAAGAGACAAATACACCTGACACGGGATGTTTCTGTAATGGCTAAATAGACTAATTCAGGTCCAACTGTGGTAATAAGGAAGGGCCATGAGCATTATCACCGTGAGTGAAGAGAGCCCAGGGGAGCAATAAAGCAGCCCAACCAGGGATGGTAGCCGCAGGAACCAACAGGAAGGCATACCTGGTAGACAGTGACCTTGGCATTGAGGTCAGGCTCCACGTGTCGCAGGCTTAGCTTAGCCAGGTCCAAAGGGTCCTGGGGCAGATCTCGGGGCACAGGGTAGGGGTTGATATTCTTGAAGCGGGTGAGCCACAGCTTCATCCGTAGGAACTTGAGCATGGGGTAACTGTGGCGTCCAAATATCTGAATCAGCAGGAACTCTGTCTCTCGGTTGGGCATGACTCCTGTGCTGGGCAGATCCAGGTTGTCTCAGAGAGGCAGGGTATGGTTAGACAAATGTGAAGTCAGgcaagagcagggagggaggacagaattaaaggggatttatttttcattatttttttttctttcttattttggtaCAGGGTCtatctgtatagccctggctggcctggaactctgagatctgcctgtctctgccttccagagctgggattaaaggtgtgcaccaccacacccggccatcagtgcttgttttgtttgaagcTGGGGCATAGCCGAGTAAAAGTGCTGGCCTGGCACACACAGCTCCAGGTTTGACTTTACCATATGAAAGAGCACAGCAGCACAGGCTATAATTCCAAGATTTGGAACAAGAGGCAAAAATCAatcaggagtccaaggccagGCTTGGCTACACAGCtcagcaaattcaaggtcagcctgggctacgtgagaccatGTAAAATATACGTGTTGGGGCAAAAGGGTTGGagaaaaaatggctcagcagttgagaacgtAGACTGTACCACtgtgaactccagttccaggatatctagccctcttctggctccctggggcacatgcactcatgcactcacagaaaacaaaggctgggcatggtagttcatgcctttagccccagcactcagtttgaggccagtatggtctacaaagagagttccaggacggccagggctgttaaacagagaaaccctgtctcgacaaataaaaaaacaaaacaaaacaaggcaaacaaATTCAGAGCAAAACTTACATAGTCAGGATGAGCTTGAATGACTCCGCCCActatccccctccccccccaggagctggggtgaaagGCGTGCACCTGAGGCTGCTGGATGCTGGGGATCAGCCTCGGAGCCAGCCTCGGAGCATCCCAGTAAGTcctccaactgagctacagcctagTTCCAGTAATTCTAAGAGGAATTAGAAATcctgagaggtagagagagatggagaaagcagGGGTATGAAGCAGGTGCTAAGACTGGGCCCACATCCCTCACCGTGTCGTTCCATCTGGTCCAGGACAGCAAGCCCACACTCCTGCTGCCGTGGATAGTGGACGAAGATGCGTTGGATAACATTGCGGGGCCTGAAGACCTCCTTGGGGAAGACGTCCAGCAGCAGGTTGTACACTTTCAGGTCCCGCTCCACGCCGAACTCTGGCATCTTGCGCAGTGCTAGGTAGATGAAGTCCACGTGGCCACGCTTGCGCACACTGTGCTCCCCAAAGCTGTGCACGGCACGAATGAAGCTATTCTTGTCTCGTTCCCCGTTTGCCGATGGCCCGAACAGTTCTTCATGGACAACTGGGACCTTGTTGGGCTTCCTCTGGGGCTCGGGAGGTTGAGGAATCAACCACGTGTCATCCTTGTGTGTAACTGCACTGCAGTGGAAGCCTCGTGGAGCCCAGAGGGACACCTGGAAGAACACGGATACTGCTTAGCTTTCCTGGCAGAAAGGTGCCCTCAACATCATGGAGGAGCTTTGAGACTGTGGCCGCTAGCCCTAGCTTAGGCACCATGACAAAGTacactgccacatggtggtacacacctaaaATGCCAACCcccaggaggctaagacaggagaacTGAGATCTCGAGGCTAACTTGAACCACACATCATATTCTGAGGCTATTTGCTATTACATATGGCTCTGACACACACAATCCAAAAATACACATACtgttgtggtttggatgagaaataCCCCATAGGCTTCTATTTGATCACTCGGTTTCCAGTAGGTGCTTCTGGATTATGGAACCTTTGGGACTTGGAGCCGTgcaggaggaagtatgtcactggaggtggcttTGAGGATCTATGCTTCAGCTGTACAGTGCACTCTCCACttggtgtgtgtgcttgagtgtgacCTTGGCACCCGCTCTGGCCACCTGCCGCCATGCCTCCCCTGTCATATGGACTCGCCCGCAGGACCGCTAAGCTGCTTCTGGTCATCGTACTTTAGTATAGCAAcggcaaaataacaacacaaacacGGGCTATCACAGGACATGCAGCTCAAGGACCACCGTTAACTTCTGTGGCCCAGGCCTCACCCCTCCACTCCTGAGTGCCTAGCCTGTGCTTACCTGAGCAACAGGAGCTTCGGAGAGGCCAGTCCTGCAGATACCTCCCCAGCCTCTAGAGAGGCCTCGGGCCAGCAGTCTGGCCTGGACCCAGCTCATGCCTCTGCAGATTCAGCCACCAGTCAAGAGAAATTGAGACAGCGTTAGCCTGGCAACACAcctgaaagacaaagagaaaagttcAGACCAAagagcctagtctacaaagccccaagtgtttttgtttgattttgttgtttttgagataagagtatatcatatagcccaggcttgcttcAGATTTTCAGgctactatgtagccaaggatggccttaaactcctccactttctaagtgctgagattacaggtgtgagccaccaagcctgatgatttttttaaaagatttatttattatgtacacatacatgtctgcataccagaagagggcaccaaatctcattatagctgtttgtgagccaccttgtgggtgctaggatttgGACTCAAGTTCTCTGGAAGTGCAAGTggtcagtgctgttaacctctgagctatctctccagcccattttttaaaattatttttattgatttattgtgtGTGCTCGTGCATGCCTGCCTCGTGTATACACTACATGCacttgtgtggaggccagggataGCATGGAGAGTTGGCTCTCTCTTCCAGCATGTGGGCTTTAGGATTAAACTCAGTTTTCCAGGCTTGGTACAGATACCTTTATACAATGAGTCATTTCACTGGCTCGTACCtggcagtttttcttcttttttttcctgagacagggtttctccacatagaccaagctggcctggagctcatggaGATCtgagtctgcctcctgagtgctgggactaaaggtgcatGTCACCCCCACCTTACACcccagttcattttttttctacaaatccatttattttgcatgtatctGTACACAGATGTATAGTCCACATTACTtttgtggaggcaagaggacagtTTTTCAGTATTCTCCTACTTCACTGTATAAATGCCGAGatagctggcttttttttttttttttttttttttttgagacaggatttcgccgtagttttagagcctgtccttgaactcgcttttatagaccagactggctggcctcaaactcacagagatccacctgcctctgcctcccgagtgctgggattaaaggcgtgcaccaccaccacccggcctgagatagctggcttttaaaaaattttatgtgtatgggtgttttgcctgcatgcatgtctatataTTACAGgcatgcctagtgcctgtggaggtcagaagagggtattcgatctctggaattggagttagagatggttgtgagctacgttgtaagtgctgggaatcaaaccctggaagagctcttaatggctgagccatctctccactctccAGACCCCCagcccctttttgagacagggtcttactagcTGGCTCTAGCTGGCCTAGAAGCTGCTCTACAGGCTAGCTTCAAACCTCACCGAGctgccccacctctgcctctcctggGTGGGGATTTATAGCAGGCAGCGCcacagtttttgagacagtctctcactgaactgggagCTCATGAGGTCAGCTAGATTGGCTGACCAGTAAGCCCCAAGGactcccctttctctgcctcctccagctttaaaaggaaaagaaaaaaggcttgAACACAAGGCTCAGAAGAAAGTAGGGACCATCTGATCACAGGTGTGGCTTaagacaattattttttttaaaaaaaaaaaaaacttatttgtaCATTCCagagtgtgtgtacacagatgtgCCATAGCACCAGCACAAAGGACAACTCAGAGAATtccgttctctccttctaccatgtgggccctggggactgaactcacgTCCTCAGGCTTAGCAGgagacacctttacccactgagccatctcaatatcctttccctttggttttttccaaaacagggtttcactgtagccctggctgtcctggaactccctctatagaccacgctggccttgagctcacaggcctgcctctacctcctgagtattgggcttaaatctaaaaaaaatccaattgtttttgttttcaattatgtatgaatattttgtctttatttgtatgtatgtgcaccacattagtgcatggtgcctgcagaagtcaggagagggctttggatcctcttgaactggagttatagatggttgtgacccaccatgtgggtgctgggattgaactcaggtcctcagacttggcagAGAGCACcttttacccaatgagccatctcactagtcccATCTCTTCTCCCCGGGTACTTGATAGAGCCCAGGTGGTCGGACTCATGCAgttctttaccaactgagctgtttcCATGGCGAGTCTCTCTCTCGCCCGAGTGCTACTTCTGGAAACTGGTACAACGCTGACAAGTGGCCAAACTGCACACCCTTGTCTAGATCCTGAACTCTGGCAAAAGGATCTAATCTCTCACTGggctggtggcacatgtctttaatcccagcacttggggggcagaggcaggtggatctctgagggcAGCTGTGGAGGGCACAGCTTACAGAAGcactagaaaaggaagaaaccGAGTGGATGCATTAGCACCTGGTAATGTCTGCTATTCTACAAAGCCAGCCCTCATCAAATCCCCCGAATCCTGAGCATCGTCCCTCAGCAGAGCCCATCCTCATCAAAGAGGTAGCATGTGCTTTGCAAAAAAGTTTGCTAGCTTTTTCCTCCTTGGCCCCAGACTCCTAACAAACCCTCCCTAGGCCCTTGTCCTGAGCACTGTTTTCAGTCAGTAGAaccctttttattccttttttgttgttgttgtttgtttgtttgagaaacggtttctctgtgaaatagtctttggctgtcctggaactcaatctctagaccaggctggcctcaaactcacagagatccgcctgtttcttcacaagtgctgggattaaaggcgagtgccaccactgcccatgcgccaccaccactgcccatgcgccaccaccactgcccatgcgacaccaccactgcccaggcgccaccaccactgcccagtagtAGTGCCCATTCTTGTGAGAAAGGCCACAGGGGCTTTGCTATAGAGATGCACTTTGCAAAGGTGTTTTTATGCAGCCATGCCTAAAGCTTTGTCACAACAACTGTCACATGGCATGCAAACTCTCCCTCAAAGTTTTATTGTGCTTACATGTACAAGAAGTAAGTCTCTTGGCATTAGACTCCAGAAGCTTGGATCCAGCACCAGCTAGGTTGTGCTGACCTAAAGTTTCATTCTTAACCTCTTCCAGGTCATCTCACTGTTGGCCATGACTCTTTCAGGGACCCTCACAGCTAGCCTGTTCAACAcagtgacaccttgtctcaaacaaatacaaaaagtaAGAGTGTTGGACTTTGACTTTGTCAAATAATTTTCTGCATCATATGAAATAATCATGtaattttggggttttgttcttaatgtattttattatatatatatatatatatatatatatatatatatatacactaaattTTCAGATACTCAACTACCCTTGCATTTTGGAGATAAGTTCTCTTAGCCACAATGTAGACTCCTTTCTGTATGTTTGCAGACCCACCGTAAAGAACTTTAGGCGATATTCCGGAGGCACTGGCTTGCAGTTTTCTTAGTGTACCTGTGGGGTTTTTCTGTCATGGTGCCTAGGCCTTGGAGAACAATGTTAGGAAGAGTTTGGGTCACCCTTGCTACCAGTGGGTGCAGcaaaggtgtggcagcacacctgtaatcccagcactgaagcaggaggatcagctTTGTATACATAGCAAGTATGAAGCCAGCCTGCGCTACATAAAAACCTGCCTCCAAAAACaaggtaagaaaacaaaacagaaaacaaaataaaacaaaataccttgGGAGCTacaagatggctgagcaggtaaaggcagttgctgccatgcctgactgCTGAAATTCCGTCCCTGGAATccagggggaaggaaagaactgactcccacaagccgtcctctgacctccactggcacacacatgtacacacgtgcgcgcgcgcgcgcacacacacacacacacacacacacacacacacacagccttcatCTACTTGAGCCAGGCATAGtaatgcacctttaatcctagcattcaggaggcagaggcaggcggatctcagtaagttacaggccagctagggctacatagtgagaacctattTAAGAAAAACAGCCTTTTCCTCTAGTATCAATGCCCAAAATCTCCCTCCAGCTTCCTGATCTTTCATCACAAAGCTACACCGAAGTCACGTCCACACActggctccttcctctccactTGACGGCTGCCCTAGTCATGTCAGTAACACTAGTCCAAACTGGTGTGTTCCATACCTCGAAGAAGCCACCAATAACTTCAAAGTGTCGACTTGCTTGATTTTTCCTAAGTAGCAGATAGTGaaggcccctcccccacagcccttTGTCCCTTTGTTAACGTCCTTGGTTTTCTTCCTGGCATTCAGGGTCTTGCAGTGTCTGTGAAACTGAAGGTGCAGACAAATGTTCTGGGAGCATAAAACATGCAGACTCGGACTTAGCGGTGCCAGCATGTTTGCATATCTGACCAACGTCTGGTGATAGCTGCAGCTAGTGGTCTGAGGAAATGCAACTGGACTAGACTCAGGCAGTAATTCAGTAGTACAGACTTGGCCTAGACTCCTCCAGTGAGCTGCTGGGGCCTCTCTGtgatagagcccctgcctagagtcccccagtgaggggctggagtgtggctcagtggtagagcccctgcctagaatcccccagtgaggggctcaTGGTGGACTCATGGTAGGATACTTGGTTGGCATACAGTTAGGTAAGAAGAGTCTAAACCTTTGCTTTGCAAATTATGTTCCAGGACCTATAAAATGTTGACTCTCAGACCTACTGTGTGAGAATTTGCTTTGTGACAGCCATAGGTGGTTCCTATATGTATTCGTCAGGGTAGTAACAACTTATGCTTATGGTTCCCTAACGTTTTCACCTCCATGCCTAAACATAACTTTAGTACAAAGCAGCCACCTCCAACTCTGAATGGGACACCAACCGACATACCTTTGCTTCGTATGCTTCTCTGGAGGTCAGCCAGCAACACCACCCTTCCCAGTAAGGCGGAGTCATTCAAGCTGACAAACAGTCCTGGAGACTATTTCCAAATCTACCCGCTCTACTGCAGGTCACCGCACCATTCCACCTGCTTTCCTGCATACCGTATATCCACTCTGCTTTCCTGCATACCGTATATCCACCTGCTTTCCTGCATACCGTATATCCACCTGCTTTCCTGCATACCGTATATCCACCTGCTTTCCTGCATACCGTATATCCACTCTGCTTTCCTGCACACCGTATATCTACCTGCTTTCCTGCATACCGTATATCCACCTGCTTTTCTGCATACCGTATATCCACCTGCTTTCCTGCATACCGTATATCCACCTGCTTTCCTGCATACCGTATATCCACCTGCTTTTCTGCATACCGTATATCCACTCTGCTTTCCTGCATACCGTATATCCACCTGCTTTCCTGCATACCGTATATCCACCTGCTTTTCTGCATACCGTATATCCACTCTGCTTTCCTGCATACTGTATATCCACCTCTCCCGCCAGCCAGTTACTTCCCTCCAGTGCAAAGACAGCTCTAACAATGTAACTAAGTGACTAGAAAGAAGGCTTTATTCATGAATGCTTGCCCTGAGAGtctcaggacctgagtttgatccctagcacccacataaaaaggtgAGGTGACATGCCCTTgcaattccagcaccagggaggcagaaacaggcaggtccCTGAGCTCGGCGGCCAGCCAGCCTACATACTGAGTTACAGGTCCCAGTGAAAGACCTTGCCTCAGAGCACAAGGTGGACAACATCCAAGGACATGTGTCCtcctgtacacatgtgcatacatgaacatgcactaactaacatacatccatgcagccacatatgaacacataaaaTGCTGGGTGttatggcacatacctgtaatcccagcactcaggagacacaggcaggcagacctctgagtctGAGGTGAATCTGAGCTACATagacacagcaagttccagaccagcctgggctagatagtGGGACTCTGCTTCAAAATACAAACCAGACTTGAGACAAGTGCTGTGGTTCTAAAGCCAGCACTGtggagtctgaagcaggaggactgcatCCAGACCAGCTGGTAATAATTAGTGAGCTCTATGGCAGTCTTGAGCTACAGTAAGGTCCTGtctcaaatgtaaataaatagagCCGGGACAGAAAGGTTCTTGCTGCTGGAGCAATGCAAGTctaatgacccgagttcaatccctggaaccggAATAAGGTGTAAGGATGAAACTCCatagctgtcctctgccctccaccgtGCACCACAGCACATATGCGGCCCCCCATAACTAAAACACTTCAAATAAATATCAGACGGAGTCTACCTGCTGAACTCCCCCTGTCCCTTGTAGTTCCAGCCACACTGTTTCTGAAACAAGACAAGTTTATTGGTCTCAGAGGCTTTGAACTTGTTTTACCCCGTGTCTACTGCTTCCTGTCTTGGTGCAGAAGCCTGAAGAGAAAGAtcaagagttcgaggccagcttgggatacataaAGCCTCTTGTTTCAGGGAAAAAACACATTGCTTTCAACAACCACTATTTGAAATCACAAAGCTGCCTGTTCCGTTTTGTCCAATAATTGGTTCTCTtagataataattttttttttaaaaaaaatctgtttttctcattgctgtatcTCCACCAGCAGGATCAGTGCCTGGTACGTGTTAAGTGCCCAACACCGACGTGTTGTGTGGCCTGAGCCGACTGTCGCACCTGCGAAACCGGACACTGAAGCAAGAGGTGCAGAGCAACCTTTCTCACATGTCCCCAAGCCTGCACCCC
This genomic interval carries:
- the Ecsit gene encoding evolutionarily conserved signaling intermediate in Toll pathway, mitochondrial translates to MSWVQARLLARGLSRGWGGICRTGLSEAPVAQVSLWAPRGFHCSAVTHKDDTWLIPQPPEPQRKPNKVPVVHEELFGPSANGERDKNSFIRAVHSFGEHSVRKRGHVDFIYLALRKMPEFGVERDLKVYNLLLDVFPKEVFRPRNVIQRIFVHYPRQQECGLAVLDQMERHGVMPNRETEFLLIQIFGRHSYPMLKFLRMKLWLTRFKNINPYPVPRDLPQDPLDLAKLSLRHVEPDLNAKVTVYQMSLPSDSTGIDPTQPHIVGIQSPDQQAALARHNPSKPVFVEGPFPLWLRNKCVYYHILRADLPSPEEEKVEEIPEEWNLYYPMKLDLEYSRSGWDNYEFDVDKVTEGPIFAMCMAGAHDQATLVKWIQGLQETNPTLAQVPVIFRLARTTGELLTISRLEEQPPPHSPPKGQEEGEAFQAQQQQGQS